The Hyphomonas sediminis genome contains a region encoding:
- a CDS encoding family 16 glycosylhydrolase — MTRIGKAESDIWIKASSNMDALVVACVAAVAAAGLYALTPRLPAAPAAPKLHASVELPAPAKPAPRARSSKLKPQFYPWKAPEAYVPVLPESAAVTPVPGNQKAMLTRLETPWSDPVFRPANYEVSNSHYGCNWRSENVEPTSSGALLAIHRVKKGSQPCTAAEMQSPGNYSYGRYEVIMRPARGSGTVSSFFTYTGAYFGDPHDEIDIEFLGKDTTKVHFNYFRKGKTGADEVFDLPFDAAEADRLYAFEWTPEGITWFVEGVPYYKTPAQDARLPVAPGRIYMNAWAGEDWIDSWTGPKTYKSGTGAHYSCVSFVPMGETGPSCGDTYVPPVTLSP; from the coding sequence ATGACCCGCATCGGCAAAGCTGAGTCAGATATCTGGATCAAGGCGTCCAGCAATATGGATGCGCTGGTGGTGGCCTGCGTAGCGGCCGTTGCCGCGGCCGGGCTCTATGCCCTGACGCCACGCCTGCCGGCGGCGCCCGCTGCCCCCAAACTGCACGCCAGCGTCGAACTACCCGCCCCCGCAAAGCCGGCTCCGCGTGCCCGTTCGTCAAAGCTCAAGCCGCAATTCTATCCTTGGAAAGCGCCCGAAGCCTATGTCCCGGTCCTGCCGGAATCTGCTGCAGTTACGCCAGTTCCCGGCAATCAAAAGGCCATGCTGACGCGGCTTGAAACACCCTGGAGCGACCCGGTGTTCCGGCCCGCAAATTACGAGGTCTCCAACAGTCATTACGGCTGTAATTGGCGTTCGGAAAATGTCGAACCAACCTCCAGCGGCGCCCTGCTCGCCATTCACCGTGTTAAAAAGGGCAGCCAGCCCTGCACCGCCGCCGAAATGCAATCGCCCGGCAATTATAGCTATGGCCGCTATGAAGTGATCATGCGCCCGGCGCGCGGCTCCGGCACGGTGTCGTCCTTCTTCACCTATACAGGCGCCTATTTCGGCGACCCGCATGACGAGATCGACATCGAATTCCTCGGCAAGGACACCACCAAGGTTCACTTCAACTATTTCCGGAAGGGCAAAACCGGCGCGGACGAAGTGTTCGACCTGCCGTTCGATGCGGCGGAAGCCGACCGCCTCTACGCCTTTGAATGGACGCCGGAAGGCATCACCTGGTTCGTTGAGGGTGTGCCCTATTACAAGACACCTGCGCAGGACGCGCGGCTTCCGGTCGCGCCAGGCCGCATCTACATGAACGCCTGGGCCGGGGAAGACTGGATCGACTCGTGGACCGGCCCCAAGACCTACAAGTCCGGGACCGGCGCGCACTATAGCTGCGTCTCTTTTGTGCCGATGGGCGAAACCGGCCCGAGCTGTGGCGACACTTACGTGCCGCCTGTTACGCTCAGCCCTTGA
- a CDS encoding 5-formyltetrahydrofolate cyclo-ligase, with the protein MSIEADKTELRHRMRTIRAEAAARDPDAAERLADIFPMKLLERYGPVVSGYVAVNEELDPSHLMVRLARAGAELCLPRMEETGISWRLWSPGEPLERRPFGLSEPPADAPVATPTLVLTPLLAFDTMGNRLGYGRGYYDKALEALRAEGRAFACAIAYAAQQIDKVPSQPHDQPLDWAVTPIGSVPLFMMRNRAALTTPAPDGDDAA; encoded by the coding sequence ATGAGTATCGAAGCCGACAAGACCGAACTCCGCCACCGGATGCGCACCATCCGCGCTGAAGCCGCCGCGCGCGATCCCGATGCCGCCGAACGCCTGGCCGACATCTTCCCGATGAAGCTGCTGGAACGTTATGGCCCGGTCGTGTCCGGCTATGTCGCGGTGAATGAGGAGCTGGACCCATCGCACCTGATGGTCCGCCTCGCCCGCGCCGGCGCAGAGCTGTGCCTGCCGCGCATGGAGGAAACCGGCATCAGCTGGCGCCTCTGGTCGCCCGGCGAGCCGCTGGAGCGCCGCCCCTTCGGCTTATCCGAGCCGCCGGCAGATGCCCCCGTCGCCACGCCCACCCTCGTCCTGACGCCGCTTCTGGCATTCGACACGATGGGTAACCGCCTCGGCTATGGCCGGGGCTATTACGACAAGGCGCTGGAAGCCCTGCGCGCCGAGGGCCGCGCCTTTGCCTGCGCCATCGCCTATGCCGCCCAGCAGATCGACAAGGTGCCCTCCCAGCCGCACGACCAGCCACTGGACTGGGCCGTCACCCCAATCGGTTCTGTGCCTCTGTTCATGATGCGCAATCGCGCCGCTCTGACCACGCCTGCGCCGGACGGTGACGACGCAGCCTGA
- a CDS encoding esterase-like activity of phytase family protein — translation MRSLAALSASLSAILIATCASPQDVGAGTGNASKSAGTTQSVPKSTQNDTVWRLSDHQKALTDRSCPAGTRRQEPLPLDISATAVSLGEEAQIARRIPANARLSGAWELSSSNSNFGGLSGLALLPDGGLLSVSDTGIFFWIDLADGAPSGGKIAYMQGANGKQLTGKTEGDAEGLVWAGGVALVSFERSFRIEAFALDACGSAARAAQVSALPDRHNGRKIDENQGPEALFLTPDGALGFGYEGMLSVSPLGRVLADGTSEWAGQMAPAPALHGLVGREIVALPDGTERTFELFRAWDPVQGNRIRLQWGTGEDEHLTLTRPLLVDNFEGIAAQALGNNEVRVWIVSDNNYSDQQRTLLYSFDVKISQN, via the coding sequence ATGCGTTCCCTTGCGGCCCTTTCGGCGTCCCTCTCGGCCATCCTCATCGCCACCTGCGCGTCGCCGCAGGATGTCGGCGCGGGCACCGGAAACGCTTCAAAAAGCGCCGGAACGACACAAAGCGTCCCCAAAAGTACACAGAATGACACGGTCTGGCGCCTGTCTGACCATCAAAAGGCGCTGACTGACCGCTCCTGTCCTGCCGGTACGCGCCGGCAGGAACCCCTGCCGCTCGACATTTCGGCAACCGCCGTTTCCCTTGGCGAAGAGGCCCAGATCGCCCGCCGCATTCCCGCCAATGCCCGCCTGTCCGGCGCCTGGGAGCTTTCTTCCTCGAACTCCAATTTCGGCGGCCTTTCCGGCCTCGCCCTGCTGCCAGATGGCGGCCTCCTGTCGGTGTCCGATACTGGCATCTTCTTCTGGATCGACCTTGCAGACGGCGCCCCCAGCGGCGGAAAAATCGCTTATATGCAAGGCGCTAACGGCAAGCAGCTGACCGGCAAGACGGAAGGCGACGCCGAAGGCCTGGTCTGGGCCGGTGGCGTGGCGCTGGTCAGTTTTGAGCGTAGCTTCCGCATCGAAGCCTTTGCGCTGGACGCCTGTGGCTCTGCCGCCCGCGCCGCGCAGGTTTCCGCCTTACCGGATCGTCACAATGGCCGGAAAATCGATGAAAATCAGGGCCCTGAAGCGCTGTTCCTTACCCCCGATGGCGCCCTTGGCTTCGGCTATGAAGGCATGCTCTCAGTCTCGCCCCTTGGCCGTGTGCTGGCCGATGGCACGTCCGAATGGGCCGGCCAGATGGCGCCTGCGCCCGCGCTGCATGGGCTCGTTGGCCGAGAGATCGTCGCCCTGCCAGATGGCACGGAGCGCACCTTCGAACTCTTCCGCGCCTGGGACCCCGTTCAGGGTAACCGCATCCGCCTGCAATGGGGCACAGGGGAGGATGAACACCTCACCCTCACCCGTCCGCTGCTGGTGGACAATTTCGAGGGCATCGCCGCCCAGGCCCTTGGAAACAATGAAGTTCGGGTCTGGATCGTGTCGGACAACAACTATTCGGACCAGCAGCGAACCCTGCTCTATTCCTTCGATGTCAAAATCTCACAGAACTGA
- a CDS encoding winged helix-turn-helix transcriptional regulator, whose translation MTQIPLARRSPIPPENCNLARAIELIGDRWTLLILRAALYGVRRFDDFQSELKCPRTVLSGRLKTLVDSGLLTKRTYKVPGKRARPEYVLSAQGISLRPILIGLTQWGDVWLSQGEPAPISFTKAGSKSAIRAAFVDADGREVRPDQIRAVLRG comes from the coding sequence ATGACTCAGATTCCGCTCGCCCGCCGATCGCCTATCCCTCCGGAAAACTGCAATCTCGCTCGTGCCATCGAGCTGATTGGGGACCGGTGGACGCTGCTGATTTTGCGGGCGGCGCTTTATGGCGTGCGCCGGTTCGACGATTTCCAGTCCGAGCTGAAATGTCCGCGCACCGTGCTGTCGGGCCGGCTGAAGACGCTGGTGGATTCCGGACTGCTGACCAAGCGCACTTATAAAGTGCCCGGCAAGCGGGCGCGGCCTGAATATGTGCTCTCCGCGCAGGGCATTTCGCTGCGCCCGATCCTGATCGGGCTGACGCAGTGGGGCGATGTGTGGCTGAGCCAGGGCGAGCCGGCTCCGATCAGCTTTACCAAGGCCGGATCGAAGAGCGCCATTCGCGCCGCATTCGTGGATGCGGACGGGCGCGAGGTGCGTCCAGACCAGATCCGGGCGGTGCTGCGCGGATAA
- a CDS encoding PilZ domain-containing protein produces MFGKKPTSVSQERLSAALRATAPSDKINSIRRGPRADRKSTWATCVLVWEPRGREEGVCVDISETGARIRFRNKPMIPGKFHFVSAKLGINFPAEFIRQDGNDVAIRFVPGE; encoded by the coding sequence GTGTTTGGCAAGAAACCCACTTCCGTATCGCAGGAGCGGCTTTCCGCCGCCCTCCGCGCAACTGCGCCCTCAGACAAGATCAACTCCATCCGCCGCGGTCCACGCGCGGATCGCAAGTCCACCTGGGCGACATGCGTCCTGGTCTGGGAGCCGCGCGGCCGCGAAGAAGGCGTGTGTGTGGACATCTCCGAAACCGGTGCCCGCATCCGCTTTCGCAACAAGCCGATGATCCCCGGCAAGTTCCACTTCGTCTCCGCCAAGCTCGGCATCAACTTCCCGGCCGAATTCATCCGCCAGGACGGCAACGACGTCGCCATCCGCTTCGTGCCCGGAGAGTGA
- a CDS encoding 3-isopropylmalate dehydratase large subunit, translating to MATLFDKLWEMHRIGDAGDGEDLIAIDRLLLHERTGGVALKSLAENGYGVRDAGRVFAIMDHIVSFRSGRSRDEARSPGGEAFIVETRAMAAQAGIHLIDTDNPAQGIVHVVAPELGIALPGLTIACPDSHTCSLGALGALAWGIGSSDAEHAMATGALRLMKPKQMRVTVTGKLAPGVTAKDLALYLIAQYGAAGGKRCAIEFTGEAISALEIEGRLTLCNLAVEFAAFTALIAPDEKTLAYVSGRTFGPQAEQEAAARAHWASLRSDADATFDEEIFLDAADVQPQVSWGTSPEHTASLGASVPDGADPRALAYMGLKAGDGVRGLPIGGAFIGSCTNGRLSDLKAAADILKGRRVAPGIRAVCVPGSQAVRREAAALGIDKIFIEAGFEWGEPGCAMCFYAGGETFPAGTRVMSSTNRNFEGRQGPGVRTHLASPAVVAASAIAGHICAPADILVEGGGA from the coding sequence GTGGCGACTTTGTTTGACAAGCTCTGGGAGATGCACCGGATCGGTGATGCGGGCGACGGGGAAGACCTGATCGCCATCGACCGGCTGTTGCTGCACGAGCGGACGGGCGGCGTTGCGCTGAAATCCCTGGCGGAGAATGGCTATGGCGTGCGCGATGCGGGCCGCGTGTTCGCCATCATGGACCATATCGTTTCCTTCCGCAGCGGGCGCAGCCGGGACGAAGCCCGCAGCCCCGGCGGCGAAGCCTTTATCGTGGAGACGCGCGCGATGGCCGCGCAGGCGGGCATCCACCTGATCGACACCGACAACCCGGCGCAGGGGATCGTGCATGTGGTCGCCCCCGAACTGGGCATTGCGCTGCCCGGCCTGACGATCGCCTGTCCGGACAGCCATACCTGCAGCCTTGGCGCGCTGGGCGCGCTGGCCTGGGGCATTGGCTCCAGCGACGCGGAACATGCGATGGCGACCGGCGCGCTGCGCCTGATGAAGCCGAAACAGATGCGCGTGACGGTGACCGGAAAACTGGCGCCGGGCGTGACGGCGAAAGACCTGGCGCTATATCTGATCGCGCAATATGGCGCCGCCGGGGGCAAGCGCTGCGCCATTGAATTTACCGGCGAGGCGATTTCCGCGCTGGAGATCGAAGGGCGGCTGACGCTGTGCAACCTGGCCGTGGAGTTTGCCGCGTTCACCGCGCTGATCGCGCCGGACGAGAAGACGCTGGCCTATGTGAGCGGACGCACGTTTGGTCCGCAGGCGGAGCAGGAGGCGGCTGCCCGCGCGCATTGGGCGAGCCTGCGCAGCGACGCCGATGCGACATTTGACGAAGAGATATTTCTGGACGCAGCCGACGTGCAGCCGCAGGTGAGCTGGGGCACGAGCCCGGAGCATACCGCGAGCCTTGGCGCCAGCGTGCCCGACGGCGCAGACCCGCGCGCGCTGGCCTATATGGGGCTGAAGGCGGGCGACGGCGTGCGCGGCCTGCCGATTGGCGGGGCCTTTATCGGTTCGTGCACGAATGGCCGGTTGAGCGACCTGAAGGCAGCCGCTGACATTCTCAAAGGCCGCCGCGTGGCGCCGGGCATCCGCGCCGTGTGCGTGCCCGGATCGCAGGCGGTGCGCCGTGAGGCAGCCGCGCTCGGCATCGACAAGATCTTCATCGAGGCAGGCTTTGAATGGGGCGAGCCGGGATGTGCGATGTGTTTCTATGCAGGCGGGGAAACCTTCCCGGCGGGAACGCGGGTGATGTCGTCCACCAACCGCAATTTTGAAGGCCGGCAAGGCCCCGGCGTGCGCACGCATCTGGCGAGCCCGGCAGTGGTTGCCGCGTCTGCCATCGCCGGGCACATATGTGCGCCTGCGGATATTCTGGTTGAGGGAGGGGGCGCCTGA
- the leuD gene encoding 3-isopropylmalate dehydratase small subunit yields MPMAFQSHRGLAAALLVDNVDTDQIIPSREMKTVSRDGLGEGLFAGWRYTEPGGREPAPDFVLNRAGQAGTSVLISGTNFGCGSSREHAVWALMDYGIRAVIAKSFGEIFHGNCLRNGVLPIALPADEVDMLAREAGGAVFSIDLASQSLTTEAVPGWTGTFEIAPYPKRLLLEGLDPIGLTLKEAPQIEDFLDADRKARPWVYAAG; encoded by the coding sequence ATGCCCATGGCGTTTCAGTCTCATCGCGGCCTTGCTGCGGCCCTGCTGGTGGACAATGTGGACACTGACCAGATCATCCCCTCGCGGGAGATGAAAACCGTGAGCCGGGACGGGTTGGGCGAGGGGCTATTTGCAGGCTGGCGCTATACCGAGCCGGGCGGGCGGGAACCGGCGCCGGATTTCGTGCTGAACCGGGCCGGGCAGGCGGGCACGTCCGTGCTGATTTCCGGCACCAATTTCGGCTGCGGATCTTCGCGCGAACATGCCGTCTGGGCCCTGATGGATTATGGTATTCGCGCCGTGATCGCCAAATCCTTCGGCGAGATTTTCCATGGCAACTGCCTGCGCAATGGCGTTCTGCCGATTGCGTTGCCGGCCGATGAAGTGGACATGCTGGCGCGAGAGGCGGGCGGGGCGGTGTTCAGCATCGACCTGGCGAGCCAGAGCCTGACGACCGAGGCTGTGCCCGGCTGGACCGGAACATTCGAGATTGCGCCTTATCCCAAGCGCCTGTTGCTGGAAGGGCTGGACCCGATCGGCCTGACGCTGAAAGAGGCGCCGCAGATTGAGGACTTCCTTGATGCAGACCGCAAGGCGCGCCCCTGGGTTTACGCCGCAGGCTGA
- a CDS encoding CaiB/BaiF CoA transferase family protein: MSKTGGPLSGLRVLEFTHMVMGPAAGLVLADLGAEVIKVEPIGGDKTRNLRGSGAGYFPMYNRNKKSLAIDLKSKEGKAIALALAEKADVFIENFRPGALDALGFGYGDLSARNPRLIYCSEKGFLDGPYSQRTALDEVAQMMGGLAYMTGPPGRPLRAGASVIDVTGGMFGAIGVLAAIAERHTTGKGRHVTASLFETTVFLVGQHIAQYAVTGSPAAPMPARVSAWAVYDVFDVQGDEKVFVGVVSDGQWASFCKAFGLDDWANDASLAGNNDRVAKRETILPRLRELFAGYTKDALMEKLEQVGLPFAPIQKPEDLLTDPHLLAGGGLLDMQLPEGPRVSLPALPITLDNERPGLSIDPPKIGAHSEEILGELGHSGEAIADLVRRGLVQTTA; encoded by the coding sequence ATGAGTAAGACGGGCGGACCGCTGTCTGGGCTACGCGTGCTTGAATTCACCCATATGGTCATGGGCCCGGCAGCCGGCCTCGTGCTGGCCGATCTTGGCGCCGAAGTGATCAAGGTCGAGCCCATCGGCGGCGACAAGACGCGCAATCTGCGCGGCTCGGGCGCTGGCTATTTCCCGATGTATAACCGGAACAAGAAAAGCCTCGCCATCGACCTGAAATCCAAGGAAGGCAAAGCCATCGCCCTCGCCCTTGCCGAGAAGGCCGATGTCTTCATCGAGAATTTCCGCCCCGGCGCGCTCGATGCCCTCGGCTTTGGCTATGGCGATCTCTCCGCCCGCAATCCGCGCCTCATCTACTGTTCGGAAAAAGGCTTCCTCGACGGTCCGTATTCTCAGCGAACTGCGCTCGATGAAGTCGCCCAGATGATGGGCGGCCTTGCCTATATGACCGGCCCGCCCGGCCGCCCGCTGCGCGCTGGCGCCTCGGTGATCGACGTTACTGGCGGCATGTTCGGCGCCATCGGCGTGCTCGCCGCAATTGCCGAGCGTCACACCACCGGCAAGGGCCGCCATGTCACGGCCTCGCTGTTTGAAACCACCGTCTTCCTCGTCGGCCAGCATATCGCCCAATACGCCGTCACCGGCTCTCCCGCCGCGCCGATGCCCGCGCGCGTGTCGGCCTGGGCCGTCTATGATGTGTTCGATGTCCAGGGCGATGAAAAAGTCTTCGTCGGCGTTGTCTCCGATGGTCAGTGGGCGTCCTTCTGCAAGGCGTTCGGCCTGGATGACTGGGCGAATGACGCCTCCCTTGCCGGCAACAATGATCGCGTCGCCAAGCGCGAGACCATCCTGCCGCGCCTGCGCGAGCTGTTCGCCGGCTACACCAAAGACGCGCTGATGGAAAAGCTGGAGCAGGTCGGCCTGCCCTTCGCGCCCATCCAGAAGCCGGAAGACCTGCTCACCGATCCCCACCTGCTCGCGGGCGGCGGCCTGCTGGATATGCAGCTGCCCGAAGGCCCGCGCGTCTCGCTGCCCGCGCTGCCGATCACATTGGACAATGAGCGCCCTGGCCTCAGCATCGATCCACCGAAAATCGGTGCGCATTCGGAAGAAATCCTGGGCGAGCTTGGCCATTCGGGTGAGGCGATTGCAGATCTCGTCCGCCGCGGCCTCGTGCAGACGACAGCCTGA
- a CDS encoding hydroxymethylglutaryl-CoA lyase, with protein sequence MSSVLISEVGPRDGLQNCKAIMPTAEKKRWIAALAEAGVTEIEIGSFVSPKLLPQMADTGEILDFAVTIPGLTVAVLVPNLKGAERAIAGGAHKITLPMSVSETHSLRNIRRTHDQVIEEATAITELIGQTPEGKRPHFEGSLSTAFGCTLEGPVPDAVILRCAERLMAAGCDEVGLSDTTGYGDPASVKRLIRAVRAVVGAENLTGVHLHNTRGLGLANALAAYEEGITTFDGSLGGLGGCPTAPGASGNVVTEDMVFMFEAMGISTGIDLRKLMATREIVTTALPEEELYGFTPRAGLPLGYKGEPVRAAAAH encoded by the coding sequence ATGAGCAGCGTTTTGATCAGCGAAGTTGGCCCCCGTGACGGGCTCCAGAACTGCAAGGCGATCATGCCGACGGCAGAGAAGAAGCGCTGGATTGCGGCGCTGGCCGAGGCGGGCGTGACCGAAATCGAGATTGGCTCGTTTGTTTCTCCCAAGCTGTTGCCGCAGATGGCCGATACCGGGGAGATCCTCGACTTTGCCGTGACGATTCCCGGCCTGACGGTGGCGGTGCTGGTGCCCAACCTGAAAGGCGCAGAGCGCGCGATTGCCGGCGGGGCGCACAAGATTACGCTGCCGATGTCGGTTTCCGAGACGCACTCGCTGCGCAACATCCGCCGCACGCATGACCAGGTGATCGAGGAAGCGACCGCGATTACCGAGCTGATCGGCCAGACGCCGGAAGGCAAGCGCCCGCATTTTGAAGGATCACTCTCCACCGCCTTTGGCTGTACGCTGGAAGGGCCGGTTCCGGACGCTGTGATCCTGCGCTGCGCCGAGCGGCTGATGGCGGCGGGCTGTGATGAGGTCGGCCTGTCGGACACGACGGGATATGGCGACCCGGCCTCTGTGAAGCGCCTGATCCGCGCGGTGCGCGCGGTGGTGGGCGCCGAGAACCTGACGGGCGTTCACCTGCACAATACGCGCGGGCTGGGCCTGGCCAATGCACTGGCCGCGTATGAGGAAGGCATCACGACGTTCGATGGTTCGCTCGGCGGGCTGGGCGGGTGCCCGACGGCGCCGGGCGCGAGCGGCAATGTGGTGACCGAGGACATGGTGTTCATGTTCGAGGCGATGGGCATCTCAACCGGCATCGACCTGCGCAAGCTGATGGCAACGCGCGAGATCGTGACGACGGCGTTGCCTGAGGAAGAGCTTTACGGCTTCACGCCGCGCGCGGGCCTGCCGCTCGGCTACAAGGGCGAGCCGGTGAGGGCGGCGGCGGCGCACTGA
- a CDS encoding DUF1838 family protein, translating into MLYIRQTALVAAAILVSACASLSEAQGAKLNAANPADALTLARKVQCSTVDNEPAIFWWEGETFSRRQGEKDIHLFDVEGYNIRACAAITNEAGVKGYQLVSREILLYKDKDTGEVLKTWNNPWTGETLEVLHVANDPVNFKSYEVGRDGKPASWGGVVSGPAWWMRSTFPLWYPNPLAGEYQKEIGGTYHATELFNFFGDSSELLDPKVTSAKATVAWTRIADWLPWMMMNGREGVMYIHTSGRKIASYDEVSETMKAEIAAHYPEYASPPPAGDARPNMTSWIYYQGIRNGDIQNPER; encoded by the coding sequence ATGCTCTACATCCGCCAGACCGCACTCGTCGCTGCGGCGATCCTCGTGTCCGCTTGTGCCTCGCTCAGCGAAGCGCAGGGCGCCAAGCTCAATGCCGCAAACCCGGCCGATGCGCTGACCCTTGCCCGCAAGGTGCAATGCTCGACGGTTGATAATGAGCCCGCAATTTTCTGGTGGGAGGGCGAGACCTTCTCCCGCCGCCAGGGCGAGAAAGACATCCATCTGTTTGATGTCGAAGGCTACAACATCCGCGCCTGCGCCGCGATCACCAATGAGGCGGGCGTGAAGGGCTACCAGCTGGTCTCTCGCGAAATCCTTCTCTACAAGGATAAAGACACCGGCGAAGTGTTGAAAACGTGGAATAATCCGTGGACAGGCGAAACGCTGGAAGTTCTGCACGTTGCCAACGATCCGGTGAACTTCAAGTCCTATGAAGTGGGCCGCGATGGGAAGCCTGCAAGCTGGGGCGGTGTCGTCAGCGGCCCGGCATGGTGGATGCGCTCGACCTTCCCGCTCTGGTATCCCAACCCGCTGGCAGGCGAATACCAGAAAGAAATTGGCGGGACGTATCACGCGACGGAGCTGTTCAACTTCTTCGGCGACTCGTCCGAGCTGCTTGATCCGAAGGTAACTTCTGCCAAGGCGACTGTCGCCTGGACGCGCATTGCCGACTGGCTGCCCTGGATGATGATGAACGGACGGGAGGGCGTGATGTATATCCACACTTCCGGCCGCAAGATCGCCAGCTATGACGAAGTTTCCGAAACGATGAAGGCGGAAATCGCTGCGCACTATCCCGAATATGCCAGCCCGCCACCGGCCGGCGACGCGCGTCCGAATATGACAAGCTGGATCTACTATCAGGGAATCCGCAACGGCGATATTCAGAATCCAGAACGGTAA
- a CDS encoding DUF3598 domain-containing protein, protein MTNTITSAELKTLMPLLARHEGVWEGVYRYYDAAGNKTDEHASRLLCRFPETGPAYHQTNFYKWSDGRTEIRDFPANIVNGRIAWDNELIIGWAADVPLDDFKRTTMLNWTRTGEPDLYLYEMIQLSDDGKSRSRTWQWFKKDRLFQRTLIDETFISHDWKSYDGKTF, encoded by the coding sequence ATGACGAACACCATCACATCTGCAGAGCTGAAAACGCTCATGCCCCTCCTCGCCCGGCATGAAGGCGTGTGGGAAGGGGTCTACCGTTACTATGATGCAGCCGGAAACAAGACGGACGAGCACGCTTCGCGCCTGCTCTGCCGTTTTCCCGAAACCGGGCCTGCTTACCACCAGACGAACTTTTACAAATGGTCCGACGGCCGCACCGAAATCCGCGATTTTCCGGCGAACATCGTCAATGGCCGCATCGCCTGGGACAATGAGCTGATCATTGGCTGGGCTGCGGACGTGCCGCTCGACGACTTCAAGCGCACGACGATGCTCAACTGGACCCGAACGGGCGAGCCAGACCTCTACCTCTACGAAATGATCCAGCTGTCCGACGACGGAAAATCCCGCTCGCGCACCTGGCAGTGGTTCAAGAAAGACCGCCTGTTCCAACGTACACTGATCGACGAGACCTTCATCTCGCACGACTGGAAGTCCTACGACGGCAAGACCTTCTGA